The window GTAGTCGCGCGCCACCGCGGTGCCGGCCAGCGACGGGTACGTCACGTTGGAGCTGAGGCCGTGCAGCGCGTGGCCGAACTCGTGGAACAGCGTGGAGGCATCCTCCCAGCTGATGAGGACGGGCTCACCGGGCTGGCCCTTCACGAAGTTGGAGTTGTTGGAGACGATGGTGGTGACTTCACCCCGGAACCGCTCCTGGCTGCGGTACGCGTTCATCCACGCGCCGGAGCGCTTGCCCTTGCGCGCGTACGGGTCGAAGTACCACAAGCCCACGTGACGCCCGCTGGCCTGGTCCTTCACCTCCCAGACGCGCACGTCGGGGTGGAACACGGGCACGTCGTTCACCTGCGTGAAGGAGAAGCCGAACAGCTCGCCGGCCACCCAGAACATGCCCTCGCGCAGCTTCTCCAACTGGAGGTAGGGCTTCACCTCGTTCTGGTCCAGGTCGTACTTCGCCTTGCGGACCTTCTCCGCGTAGTAGCGGTAGTCCCAGGGTTCAATCTTGAGCTTCGCGCCCTCCTTGTTGGCCACGCGCTGCATGTCCGCGACCTCTTCGTGAACGCGGGCCACCGCGGGCTTCCAGACGGCCTCCATCAGCTCCATGGCGCGCTCGGGCGTGCGGGCCATGGCGTTCTCCAGCCGCCAGTGCGCGTGCGTCTTGTAGCCCAGCAGCGTGGCGCGCTCGGCGCGCAGCTTCAGGACTTCGGCGATGATGACGTTGTTGTCGCGCGCGTCGCCGTTGTCACCTCGGTTGACGTAGTTGCGCCAGACCTTCTCGCGCAGGTCGCGCCGCGACGAGTACGTCAGGAACGGCTCCATGGAGGAGCGCGTGTTGGTGATGAGCCACTTGCCCTTCTGACCGCGCGACTCGGCCGCGGCGGCGGCGCCCGCGCGCACGGAGTCCGGCAGGCCCGCCAGGTCCGCCTCGGACTCCAGGACGACGGTGTAGCCCTCTTCGTCCGCGAGCACGTTCTGGCTGAAGGACGTGTAGAGCGACGCCAGCCGCTGGTTGATGGCCGCCAGCTTCTGCTTGGCCGCCGCGTCCAGCTTCGCGCCGGAGCGGACGAAGCGCGTGTAGTGCAGCCAGGTGAGCCGCTGCTGCTCGGGCGTCAGCTTCGCCTTGTCGGGCGACTGGTACACCGCCTCGATGCGGCGGAAGAGCGCCTCGTTCTGGAAGATTTCGTCGTCGAAGGCGGCCAGCTTCGGCGCCATCTCCCGCTCCAGCGCCTGGAACTCCGGCCCGCTCATGGACGAGCTCCAGATGCCGTAGAGCGTCTCCACTTCGCCCTGCGTCTTGCCGGCGGACTCCAGCGCGACGATGGTGTTCTCGAACGTGGGCGCCGAGGTGTCGTTCGCGATGGCCGCCAGTTCGCCGCGCGTCCGCTCCATCGCGGCCTCGAGCGCTGGCTTGAAGAGCTCCACCTTCACCTGGTCGAACGGCGGAACGCCGCCATGGGCGCCCGTCCACTTCGCGATCAGCGGGTTGGTCTGCTCCGGAGCAGCCGGCGCGGCGGGGGCGGTCGTCTGGGGCGCGGTGGCCAAGTTCTGGGACTCCTGCGAGGTCGTCGCACAGCCGGTGGACACGAGTACGGCCATGCCCGCGCCAGCGAAGAAGAGCTTACGCATGTAGAGGATGTCTCCCGACGAAAGGGGGGCTACCTGAAGAGGGACGCAGCCTAGCGGCATCGCGTCGCGAACCGGGGGACGGAATCGCGGGCACACCAACATGCCTGCCTGCCCATCTGTTCCCGGCCAACACCATGGTCACGGGAAAGACGCGGTGTGTTACACCCATTGCCCCCACAGCATTCACCCTCCAGGAATGACCGTGACGAGCACGCTGAAGGACCGCATCGAGAACACCGAGTTGCTGGCGAAGGTCGTCCCCGTCGAAGAGGCGGTGAAGCACGTCGTCCACGGCAACACCGTGGCCATCAGCGGCTTCACCAAGTCGGGTGAGCCGAAGACGTTCCTGCCGGCGCTTGCCTGGCACTTCTCCCAGACGGCACCGGACGCCCGCATCACCCTGCTGTCCGGCGCGTCCCTGTCCGAGGATGTGGAGGGCCCCATGGCGCCCTTCATCGCCAAGCGCGGTCCGTACATGTCCTCGCCTGCCTCGCGGCGCCGCATCCATGCCGGAGAGATGGACTTCACGGACGTCCACCTGTCCGCCTTCGCGCGCAACCTGATGTATGGCTTCTACGGCGACATCGACGTGGCCGTCGTCGAGGTGTCGCGCATCCGGAAGAACGGCAGCGTCGTCCTCACGTCGTCGGTGGGAATCAGCGCGGAGGCGCTGGCCCGCGCGAAGAAGATCGTCCTCGAGGTCAACACCTCCGGGCCGGACTACACGGGCTTCCACGACATCGTCCTGCCCGCCGTCCATCCGCACGTGGGCTGGCCGCTGCCGCTGGTGAACGTGAGGGACCGCATCGGCAACCCCTACGTGGAGCTCGACCTGAGCAAGGTGGTGGCGGTGGTGGAGTCCCGCACGCCCGACCACCCGGTGCCCTTCAAGGCGGCGGATGACACCGCCAAGCGCATCGCCGAGCACGTCATCGACTTCCTGATGCGCTGCCGTGAGCAGTACCAGTGGGGCAAGCGCCTGCCGCCCATCCAGTCCGGCGTGGGCAACGTGGCCAACGCCATCATCAGCCAGCTCTACGACTCTCCCTTCCAGAAAATCCGCTTCTGGACCGAGGTCTTCCAGGACGGGATGTTGCGCTACGTGGAGGACGACGCAAAGTTCGAATACGCGTCCGCCACCGCGGTGTCCTTCTCCTCTGAGGGCCGCCAGCGCTTCCTCGACATGTTCGAGCGGAGCAAGGACCGGCTGGTGCTGCGGCCCATGTGGCTGTCCAACAGCCCCGAAATCATCTCTCGCCTCTTCGTCATCGCGATGAACACCCCCATCGAGGTGGACATCTACGGGCACGTCAACTCCACGCACATCGACGGTTCGCGCATCGTCAACGGCCTGGGCGGCTCGGGTGACTTCTTCCGCAACGCGTACCTGAGCATCGTCCACACGCCGTCCACGCGAAAGCTGCGGGATGGCCGCACCGTGAGCTGTGTCATGCCGTACGTGCGGCACATCGACCACACCGAGCACGACATCAAGTGCGTCGTCACCGAGCAGGGCTACGCGCTCAACATGGACATCCGCTCGCCCAAGCGGCGCGCCCAGGACATCATCGACCGCTGCGCGCACCCCTACTTCCGGCCGCTGCTGCACGCGTACCTGGACATGGCGGGCCCTGGCGACGAGCCGCGCGCCACCGACATGAAGGTGCTCCAGGGCTGGTGGGCGGACTACGACGCGGCGACGCGTGCCTTCCCCCAGAACGGCTGAGACCCCGGCGGTGGAGCGCAACGGCCGCGAAGCCTGTCCCCCGGAGCTGGCCGCCCAACTCCGGGAGGTGGACCGCCTGCGACGCAGCGGGCGTTACGCATCCGCCCTCACGCTCGCGCGAGCGCTGGCGGAGGCGCATCCCCGGCAGGCCCGCGTGCTGCTGGAAGTGGCGCAGACGCTGGCCATCTGGGGCGGCGTCCCCGGGGAAGCGCTGGAGTGGTACGAGCGCGTGCTGGCGCTGGCCCCCGGCCACCTCACCAGCCGACTGCACCGCGCCTTGTGCCTGTCACGCCTGAGCCGCCATGAAGAGGCGGTCGCGGACTTCGACGCGCTTGTCGCCTCGGGCTACCGCAAGGCACTGGTGCTGCACATGAAGCGCGCCGAGGCGCTGGAGGCGCTGGGCCGGGATGAAGCAGCGGAGCGGGACTGGACGCTCGCGATTGAGGAGGCCCTGGGCAACCCGTGGCTGCTCCAGCAGCGCGCCGCCGCGCGGGCCCGCCTGGGCCGGCTGGACGACGCGGCGCAGGAC is drawn from Myxococcus xanthus and contains these coding sequences:
- a CDS encoding acetyl-CoA hydrolase/transferase C-terminal domain-containing protein, whose protein sequence is MTVTSTLKDRIENTELLAKVVPVEEAVKHVVHGNTVAISGFTKSGEPKTFLPALAWHFSQTAPDARITLLSGASLSEDVEGPMAPFIAKRGPYMSSPASRRRIHAGEMDFTDVHLSAFARNLMYGFYGDIDVAVVEVSRIRKNGSVVLTSSVGISAEALARAKKIVLEVNTSGPDYTGFHDIVLPAVHPHVGWPLPLVNVRDRIGNPYVELDLSKVVAVVESRTPDHPVPFKAADDTAKRIAEHVIDFLMRCREQYQWGKRLPPIQSGVGNVANAIISQLYDSPFQKIRFWTEVFQDGMLRYVEDDAKFEYASATAVSFSSEGRQRFLDMFERSKDRLVLRPMWLSNSPEIISRLFVIAMNTPIEVDIYGHVNSTHIDGSRIVNGLGGSGDFFRNAYLSIVHTPSTRKLRDGRTVSCVMPYVRHIDHTEHDIKCVVTEQGYALNMDIRSPKRRAQDIIDRCAHPYFRPLLHAYLDMAGPGDEPRATDMKVLQGWWADYDAATRAFPQNG
- a CDS encoding M3 family metallopeptidase, which produces MRKLFFAGAGMAVLVSTGCATTSQESQNLATAPQTTAPAAPAAPEQTNPLIAKWTGAHGGVPPFDQVKVELFKPALEAAMERTRGELAAIANDTSAPTFENTIVALESAGKTQGEVETLYGIWSSSMSGPEFQALEREMAPKLAAFDDEIFQNEALFRRIEAVYQSPDKAKLTPEQQRLTWLHYTRFVRSGAKLDAAAKQKLAAINQRLASLYTSFSQNVLADEEGYTVVLESEADLAGLPDSVRAGAAAAAESRGQKGKWLITNTRSSMEPFLTYSSRRDLREKVWRNYVNRGDNGDARDNNVIIAEVLKLRAERATLLGYKTHAHWRLENAMARTPERAMELMEAVWKPAVARVHEEVADMQRVANKEGAKLKIEPWDYRYYAEKVRKAKYDLDQNEVKPYLQLEKLREGMFWVAGELFGFSFTQVNDVPVFHPDVRVWEVKDQASGRHVGLWYFDPYARKGKRSGAWMNAYRSQERFRGEVTTIVSNNSNFVKGQPGEPVLISWEDASTLFHEFGHALHGLSSNVTYPSLAGTAVARDYVEFPSQLLEHWLSTPEVLNTYALHYQTGKPIPQALVDRIEKAATFNQGFGTVEYLSSALVDMKLHLAGATPIDADAFERDTLNALGMPKEIVMRHRTPQFGHVFAGDGYSAGYYSYLWSDTLTADAYERFTEGKGAYDKDVAALLRKHVFSVGNTLDPADAYRAFRGREAGIQALMRKRGFPVPAAQAAPKKAAK
- a CDS encoding tetratricopeptide repeat protein, yielding MERNGREACPPELAAQLREVDRLRRSGRYASALTLARALAEAHPRQARVLLEVAQTLAIWGGVPGEALEWYERVLALAPGHLTSRLHRALCLSRLSRHEEAVADFDALVASGYRKALVLHMKRAEALEALGRDEAAERDWTLAIEEALGNPWLLQQRAAARARLGRLDDAAQDLTEALASQTGDEVDPELLHARGVLRERQGDVDGARADFEAGLSAFREGDPPALLDALREGTMRKP